In one Bacillus sp. PK3_68 genomic region, the following are encoded:
- a CDS encoding sigma 54-interacting transcriptional regulator gives MSIADIILEKIIKTSNNNITITDEKGIILYTNSDHWSVYDAEPKNYIGESIFKLQEQGLLTPSITAIVLEKKQPTKIMQHTRKGKIIMSTAYPIFDENGDIVRVISYAIDQTEISNLQEQYEQLERKLKGYQTEVEELREKKETHYRSKEMQQISKTLQRVANTDATVLMTGESGVGKSMLARKLHTQGHRQKEPFIEVNCSTIPINLFESEMFGYESGSFTGAQKNGKQGLIEQAHNGTLFLDEIGELPLAMQAKLLKVLQEKKFMRIGGNKERRIDFRLVAATNKDLEEMVQKGDFRLDLYYRLNVIPVHIPPLRNRKEDISLLINHYVDLINRKYNTSKKLHSSTYEVLLKYKWPGNVRELENLMERLILTSEETMIWPKSLPASILSQEPTNGEEMLLIEQFVIEDHNLKNVMERVEKLMLSKAQKHCKSTYEMAEYLGISQPSVIRKLKKYKESI, from the coding sequence ATGTCGATTGCAGATATTATTTTAGAGAAAATTATAAAGACTTCTAATAACAACATTACCATCACGGATGAGAAAGGGATTATTTTATATACGAACAGCGATCATTGGTCTGTTTATGATGCAGAACCAAAAAACTATATTGGAGAATCTATTTTTAAACTTCAGGAACAGGGGTTGCTTACTCCTTCTATTACAGCCATAGTACTTGAGAAGAAACAGCCTACTAAAATCATGCAGCATACAAGGAAAGGCAAAATTATTATGTCAACGGCTTACCCAATCTTCGACGAAAACGGAGATATTGTTCGAGTCATCAGCTATGCCATTGATCAAACAGAAATTAGCAATCTGCAAGAGCAATATGAACAATTAGAGAGAAAGTTAAAAGGGTACCAAACAGAGGTAGAGGAGTTGAGAGAAAAAAAAGAGACTCACTATCGCAGCAAGGAAATGCAGCAAATATCCAAAACTCTACAGCGGGTGGCCAATACGGATGCGACTGTTTTAATGACAGGGGAATCCGGCGTTGGCAAGAGCATGCTGGCCCGAAAGCTCCACACGCAGGGACATCGTCAAAAAGAACCGTTTATTGAAGTGAACTGCAGCACCATTCCTATCAATTTATTTGAATCAGAAATGTTTGGTTATGAATCTGGATCATTTACAGGGGCACAAAAGAATGGGAAACAAGGATTAATTGAACAAGCCCATAATGGCACGCTATTTTTAGATGAGATTGGAGAATTGCCCTTAGCTATGCAGGCAAAATTATTAAAAGTGCTGCAGGAAAAAAAATTCATGAGAATAGGCGGGAATAAAGAACGCCGTATTGATTTTCGTCTGGTCGCAGCGACCAATAAAGATTTGGAGGAAATGGTTCAAAAAGGCGATTTTCGTCTGGACTTATATTATAGGCTCAATGTTATTCCGGTTCATATCCCTCCATTACGGAATCGGAAAGAAGATATTTCTTTGCTGATTAATCATTATGTCGATCTTATTAATAGAAAATACAATACGTCAAAAAAGTTACACTCTTCCACGTATGAAGTTCTGCTTAAGTATAAGTGGCCCGGCAATGTACGAGAGTTAGAGAATTTAATGGAACGGCTAATTTTAACATCCGAGGAAACGATGATTTGGCCAAAATCTTTACCTGCTTCTATTCTTAGCCAAGAACCAACAAATGGGGAAGAGATGTTGCTAATTGAACAATTCGTAATTGAAGACCACAATTTAAAAAATGTGATGGAGCGTGTGGAAAAGCTAATGCTTTCTAAGGCACAGAAACATTGTAAATCTACGTATGAAATGGCTGAATATCTAGGCATCAGTCAGCCTTCCGTCATTCGTAAATTGAAAAAATATAAAGAATCCATCTAA
- a CDS encoding amino acid permease: protein MQNNDLKHGLKTRHVTMISIGGVIGAGLFVGSGTMITQAGPGALLSYIIAGLMIVLIMRMLGEMAVVNPDSGSFSTYAHQAIGPWAGFTIGWLYWFNWVIIVTIEATLLGEMVNNWIPSIPIWVPSVIFPILMTITNIFSVKAYGEFEYWLASIKVAAIVIFLGLGVAIVFGLIPGVEVQSFSTLATVDQFFPHGFIPVLLGVIFITFSLSGSEVAAIAAGESENPEKNIIKAINAVVWRLLLFFVGSVAVLIMVIPQGAEDLLKTPFASVFDMAGLPAAGQVMNFVIFISLLSVLNSGLYTSSRMVYSLSKKGSAPKFLSKVNERGIPIWALAASLFFAYVFTMFKFISPDTLFVFLANSSGGVTIIMYIFIAFSHIRLRRKMEKTNPAALKVKMWLFPYLTYATIFVLLVIFVAQAFISSMRLQFFLTTILTILVIGSYFLFYNKKEIVPNLSQADLKKVETEN, encoded by the coding sequence TTGCAAAATAATGATCTAAAACACGGACTAAAAACAAGACACGTAACAATGATTTCTATTGGTGGGGTAATCGGTGCAGGGCTGTTCGTAGGAAGCGGCACAATGATCACACAGGCAGGACCTGGGGCATTATTGTCTTATATTATTGCAGGATTGATGATCGTTCTTATCATGCGGATGCTTGGTGAAATGGCTGTTGTAAATCCTGATAGCGGTTCCTTTTCAACCTATGCACACCAGGCAATCGGTCCTTGGGCTGGATTTACTATCGGTTGGCTCTATTGGTTTAACTGGGTCATTATCGTTACAATTGAAGCAACCTTGTTAGGAGAAATGGTGAACAACTGGATACCTTCCATACCTATTTGGGTACCAAGTGTTATCTTTCCTATTTTGATGACGATTACAAATATTTTTTCGGTTAAAGCTTACGGAGAATTTGAGTATTGGTTAGCCTCTATTAAAGTAGCAGCCATCGTTATTTTCCTCGGTTTAGGCGTAGCTATCGTTTTTGGACTTATTCCCGGCGTTGAAGTTCAGAGCTTTTCCACTCTGGCTACAGTCGATCAATTTTTCCCTCATGGTTTTATACCGGTGCTGCTTGGAGTTATCTTTATCACATTCTCGCTATCTGGAAGTGAAGTGGCGGCTATCGCAGCTGGTGAATCAGAAAATCCGGAGAAAAATATCATTAAAGCAATAAACGCTGTAGTTTGGCGCCTTCTTCTTTTCTTTGTTGGATCAGTTGCTGTGCTAATCATGGTTATTCCGCAAGGAGCTGAAGACTTGCTTAAAACGCCTTTTGCCAGCGTATTTGATATGGCAGGCCTCCCTGCTGCAGGTCAAGTAATGAACTTTGTTATTTTTATTTCCTTGCTTTCTGTTTTGAATTCAGGACTTTATACAAGTTCCCGTATGGTATATTCTTTATCGAAAAAAGGTTCCGCTCCTAAATTCTTATCCAAGGTCAACGAGAGAGGAATTCCTATCTGGGCATTAGCAGCTAGTTTATTTTTCGCTTATGTCTTCACAATGTTTAAATTCATTTCTCCTGATACGCTATTTGTATTCTTAGCAAATAGTTCAGGCGGCGTAACGATCATTATGTATATTTTTATCGCCTTCTCTCATATACGTTTACGGAGAAAAATGGAAAAAACAAATCCAGCGGCGCTAAAAGTAAAAATGTGGTTGTTCCCTTACTTAACTTATGCAACTATCTTTGTCTTATTAGTTATCTTTGTCGCTCAGGCTTTCATCAGTTCTATGCGCTTACAATTCTTCCTTACTACCATTTTGACCATTCTCGTTATCGGCTCTTACTTTCTTTTCTATAACAAAAAAGAAATCGTTCCAAATCTGTCTCAAGCAGATCTGAAGAAAGTCGAAACGGAAAATTGA